From the genome of Hymenobacter cellulosilyticus, one region includes:
- a CDS encoding RNA polymerase sigma factor, whose translation MRGQDRQIQEAVQEQRGRLLAFIRRRVPDPDDAEDILQDVFGELVESYRMLKPVEKVASWLFRVARNRITDLYRKKKTASLEEEMLRYADDNEEGSLLLADVLPADDDAPENRLLRETLMEALAEALDELPKNQRDVFVWHELEGKSFKELAEETGVPLKTLISRKHYAVQHLRQRLQVLYTNLFTD comes from the coding sequence ATGAGAGGACAGGACCGGCAGATTCAGGAGGCCGTGCAGGAACAGCGCGGTCGGCTGCTGGCCTTCATCCGCCGCCGCGTGCCCGACCCGGACGACGCCGAAGATATTCTGCAGGATGTTTTCGGGGAGCTGGTCGAAAGCTACCGGATGCTCAAGCCCGTGGAAAAAGTAGCCTCCTGGCTGTTCCGCGTGGCCCGCAACCGCATCACCGACCTCTACCGCAAAAAGAAAACGGCGTCGCTGGAAGAGGAAATGCTGCGCTACGCCGACGACAATGAGGAAGGCTCCCTGCTGCTGGCCGATGTGCTGCCCGCCGATGACGACGCCCCCGAAAACCGGCTGCTTCGCGAAACCCTGATGGAGGCCCTGGCCGAAGCCCTGGACGAGTTGCCCAAAAATCAGCGCGACGTGTTCGTGTGGCACGAGCTGGAAGGCAAGAGCTTCAAGGAGCTGGCCGAGGAAACCGGGGTGCCGCTCAAAACCCTGATTTCGCGCAAGCACTACGCCGTGCAGCACCTGCGCCAGCGCCTACAGGTGCTCTACACCAATTTGTTTACCGACTAA
- a CDS encoding DUF937 domain-containing protein, producing MLQAKTVAEAVNQLFTEEQLRHLSPIAGQNSAVVKHALNELVSLVIRSLQDRISRPNGEEALWTLTQQAHANGTLAQLRACELDLTQGRGTGLMQGLLGETYQTTIQRISGAASLSEAATTTLLEVAVAAVLGTLGEHAADQQLTASQLCQWLLVQPRVINVAQAPEPPLAKPASAADSSSTEPTATIEPEPLQRFTVAGAGTWEKVGGGITFTPGSAGSQPAKREKLPVAAWLLTLPLAVLSYLGGQYLLRPAESVVRAETQSPVGTPAVPVSNVVPSTRSAPPKPAAPTTEEFQAGHYDPDTDTYIYHTGQPLVLTLPDGSRQRVGTNSTEYQLYRLLADPIQAVESSASPAALLNMDRVYFTPGRATLTAESQEQLRNVAAILRAFPRAQVRIGAIRIPPATSKPIRS from the coding sequence ATGCTGCAGGCGAAAACCGTAGCTGAAGCAGTCAATCAGCTCTTTACAGAGGAACAGCTCCGACACCTCAGCCCAATTGCTGGACAGAACTCAGCTGTCGTAAAGCACGCGCTGAATGAGCTTGTTTCGCTGGTTATCCGAAGCTTACAAGACCGAATAAGCCGTCCCAACGGGGAAGAAGCGCTGTGGACGCTCACCCAACAGGCTCACGCAAACGGTACTCTTGCGCAGTTACGAGCTTGTGAGTTGGACCTAACTCAAGGCCGGGGTACCGGATTGATGCAAGGCTTGCTCGGGGAAACCTACCAAACTACCATCCAACGGATTTCGGGAGCTGCCAGCCTATCCGAAGCGGCTACTACAACGCTCCTGGAAGTTGCCGTAGCGGCCGTGCTTGGCACACTCGGTGAGCACGCCGCCGACCAACAACTGACGGCAAGCCAGCTTTGCCAGTGGCTGCTGGTGCAACCACGCGTAATTAACGTGGCGCAGGCTCCGGAACCGCCGTTGGCCAAACCAGCGTCGGCAGCCGATTCTTCTTCAACAGAGCCCACCGCCACCATTGAGCCCGAGCCGCTGCAGCGCTTCACGGTGGCCGGCGCCGGAACCTGGGAAAAGGTAGGTGGCGGCATTACGTTCACGCCGGGCAGTGCGGGTTCACAACCAGCCAAGCGGGAAAAGCTGCCCGTAGCTGCGTGGCTGCTGACGCTGCCCCTGGCAGTACTGAGCTACCTGGGCGGACAATATCTGCTTCGCCCCGCTGAATCAGTCGTACGCGCCGAAACGCAAAGCCCGGTGGGCACACCGGCCGTGCCAGTCAGCAATGTGGTGCCTTCGACGCGCAGCGCACCGCCAAAACCCGCGGCTCCAACTACAGAGGAGTTCCAGGCCGGTCATTACGACCCGGATACGGATACCTATATCTACCATACTGGCCAGCCCTTGGTGCTTACTTTGCCCGACGGCAGCCGCCAACGCGTGGGCACCAACTCGACCGAGTACCAGCTTTACCGACTCCTCGCCGACCCTATTCAGGCTGTTGAGTCGTCTGCTTCGCCGGCGGCGCTGCTCAATATGGACCGGGTATATTTTACTCCGGGCCGCGCCACGCTCACGGCCGAGTCGCAGGAGCAGCTGCGTAACGTGGCAGCTATTCTGCGGGCCTTTCCCCGCGCCCAGGTGCGAATAGGGGCCATACGGATACCTCCGGCGACGAGCAAGCCAATCAGGAGCTAA
- a CDS encoding DUF1682 domain-containing protein, with the protein MDRHNWPLRVLKFILLGILFVAVMGYLTMSLWNWLVPELFHGPVINFWQTLGLLLLTRLLTGFRGGSGRPGFSRKWQQHKNDWKQKMESRMAGMTPEEQEKFRQKMRASCGPPAWMRRQSTETAFNAPVE; encoded by the coding sequence ATGGATCGTCATAACTGGCCGCTTCGCGTCCTCAAATTTATTCTCCTCGGTATCCTGTTCGTGGCCGTAATGGGCTACCTCACGATGAGCCTGTGGAACTGGCTGGTGCCCGAGCTTTTCCACGGTCCGGTCATCAATTTCTGGCAAACCCTGGGCCTGCTGCTGCTTACCCGCCTGCTCACCGGCTTCCGGGGCGGCTCCGGCCGGCCGGGCTTCAGCCGCAAGTGGCAGCAGCACAAAAACGACTGGAAACAGAAAATGGAAAGTCGCATGGCCGGCATGACCCCGGAGGAGCAGGAGAAATTCCGCCAGAAGATGCGCGCCAGCTGTGGCCCACCCGCCTGGATGCGCCGACAGTCGACCGAAACCGCCTTCAACGCGCCCGTGGAATAG
- the nuoK gene encoding NADH-quinone oxidoreductase subunit NuoK: MEQTIPEVIRTVPLEYYIYFATALFAIGVTGVLTRRNAIIIFMCVELMLNAVNVLLTAFSAYRSDPNGQIFVFFIMAVAAAEVSVGLGIIVMIYRNFQNTDVNLLNRLKW; this comes from the coding sequence ATGGAACAGACCATCCCGGAAGTCATTCGCACCGTCCCGCTTGAGTATTACATATACTTCGCCACGGCGCTATTTGCCATCGGCGTAACGGGCGTGCTAACCCGGCGCAATGCCATTATCATCTTTATGTGCGTGGAGCTCATGCTCAATGCCGTAAACGTGCTGCTGACGGCTTTCTCCGCTTACCGCTCCGACCCCAACGGACAAATTTTCGTGTTTTTCATCATGGCCGTGGCCGCTGCCGAAGTCTCGGTGGGCCTGGGCATCATCGTGATGATTTACCGCAACTTCCAGAATACCGACGTCAATCTGCTTAACCGTCTTAAGTGGTAA
- a CDS encoding DUF1003 domain-containing protein, with the protein MVVPNSSPDSPPAAPGGMAQVVERNIEALLQRQQREEKSRTWQDRTADAVTKFTGSMAFVLIHLVFFAGWILWNVGWLGLKPFDPSLVILAMEASVEAIFLSTFVLISQNRMAALADKRADLNLQVSLLSEHEITRLVILVREIAQKMDIQEAQDPEIPELTQDVHPERVLDTIAEYQRKQEQESKSSD; encoded by the coding sequence ATGGTTGTTCCCAATTCTTCTCCCGACTCTCCGCCTGCCGCGCCCGGGGGAATGGCCCAAGTGGTGGAGCGCAATATCGAAGCCCTGTTGCAGCGGCAGCAGCGGGAAGAGAAAAGCAGAACCTGGCAGGACCGCACCGCCGACGCCGTAACCAAGTTTACAGGCAGCATGGCTTTCGTCTTGATTCACCTGGTGTTCTTTGCCGGCTGGATTTTGTGGAACGTAGGCTGGCTTGGTCTTAAGCCCTTTGACCCGTCGCTGGTAATTCTAGCCATGGAGGCTTCCGTGGAAGCCATCTTTCTGTCCACTTTCGTGCTCATCAGCCAGAACCGTATGGCTGCCCTGGCCGATAAGCGCGCCGACCTAAACCTGCAGGTCAGCTTACTTAGCGAGCATGAAATAACCCGACTGGTGATTCTGGTGCGGGAAATAGCGCAGAAAATGGATATTCAGGAGGCCCAGGACCCCGAAATTCCCGAGCTGACCCAGGATGTACACCCCGAGCGGGTTCTCGACACTATTGCGGAGTACCAGCGCAAGCAGGAGCAAGAAAGTAAGAGTTCAGACTAA
- a CDS encoding NuoI/complex I 23 kDa subunit family protein, whose protein sequence is MTLAERAYLPAIFQGLSITMRHFFRAATKKQVTVRYPEEKRPFSPIFRGLHVLKRDEVGRERCTACGLCAVACPAEAITMVAGERKKGEENLYREEKYAVSYEVNMLRCIFCGLCEEACPKAAVYLQPDKMAPPRFERDEFIYGKDRLVEPVDPDARSIRGIQLTPEQAEALRQKTSQQAVAAR, encoded by the coding sequence ATGACGCTGGCCGAGCGGGCCTACCTGCCGGCCATCTTCCAGGGGTTGAGCATCACCATGCGCCACTTTTTCCGGGCGGCTACCAAAAAGCAGGTGACCGTTCGGTACCCCGAAGAAAAGCGCCCCTTCTCCCCCATCTTCCGCGGCCTGCACGTGCTCAAGCGCGACGAAGTAGGCCGGGAGCGGTGCACGGCCTGCGGCCTCTGTGCCGTAGCCTGCCCCGCCGAAGCCATTACGATGGTGGCCGGTGAGCGGAAAAAAGGCGAGGAAAACCTCTACCGCGAGGAGAAATACGCCGTCAGCTATGAGGTGAACATGCTGCGCTGCATCTTCTGTGGCCTGTGCGAAGAAGCCTGCCCGAAAGCTGCCGTATATCTGCAGCCCGACAAGATGGCCCCGCCCCGCTTCGAGCGCGACGAGTTCATCTACGGCAAAGACCGTCTGGTAGAGCCCGTTGATCCGGACGCTCGCAGCATCCGCGGCATTCAACTCACGCCCGAGCAGGCCGAGGCCTTGCGCCAGAAAACCAGCCAGCAAGCTGTAGCTGCCCGCTAA